One part of the Helicobacter cetorum MIT 99-5656 genome encodes these proteins:
- a CDS encoding LptF/LptG family permease, which produces MLKHYLFVAVSQVFFSFFLVLFFISSIVLLIGIASVTLVIKVSFLDLVQLFLYSLPGTIFFILPITFFAACALGLSRLSYDHELLVFFSLGISPKTMTQVFVPLSILVSVILLVFSLVLIPTSKSAYYGFLRQKKDKIDINIRAGEFGQKLGDWLVYVDKAEDNSYDNLVLFSSKSLSQESFILAQKGNINNKDGVFELNLYSGHAYFTQGDKMRKIDFKELHLRNKLKSFSSNDAAYLHGTDYIGYWKRAFGKNANKSQRRRFSQAILVSFFPLASVFLIPLFGIANPRFKTNLSYVYVLLAIGIYFLMVHIISTDLFLMTFLFPFIWAFISYLLFKRFILKRY; this is translated from the coding sequence ATGCTTAAACACTATCTTTTTGTAGCGGTTTCGCAGGTCTTTTTTTCATTCTTTTTGGTGCTGTTCTTTATTTCTTCTATCGTGCTTTTAATTGGCATTGCAAGCGTTACGCTAGTGATTAAAGTGAGCTTTTTAGATTTAGTACAACTCTTTTTGTATTCTTTACCCGGAACTATCTTTTTTATTTTACCCATTACTTTTTTTGCAGCTTGTGCTTTGGGGCTTTCAAGGCTTAGTTATGACCATGAGTTATTAGTGTTTTTTTCCTTAGGAATCTCGCCCAAAACAATGACTCAAGTGTTTGTGCCACTAAGTATTTTAGTGAGCGTGATTTTGTTGGTGTTTTCGCTTGTTTTAATCCCTACTTCTAAGAGTGCGTATTATGGATTTTTGCGTCAAAAAAAGGACAAGATTGATATTAACATTAGAGCGGGCGAATTTGGGCAAAAACTAGGCGATTGGCTTGTGTATGTGGATAAAGCTGAAGATAATTCTTATGATAATTTAGTGCTTTTCTCTAGTAAAAGTCTCTCTCAAGAAAGTTTTATTTTGGCTCAAAAGGGCAATATCAATAATAAAGACGGCGTGTTCGAACTAAATTTATATAGTGGTCATGCGTATTTTACTCAAGGCGATAAAATGCGTAAAATTGATTTTAAAGAGTTGCATTTACGCAACAAACTGAAATCTTTTAGCTCTAATGATGCGGCTTATTTGCATGGCACTGATTATATAGGCTATTGGAAAAGAGCTTTTGGTAAAAACGCTAATAAAAGCCAAAGGCGCCGGTTTTCTCAAGCGATTTTAGTTTCATTCTTTCCCTTAGCGAGCGTGTTTTTAATCCCCTTATTTGGTATAGCTAACCCACGATTTAAGACTAATCTTAGCTATGTTTATGTGCTTTTAGCGATTGGCATTTATTTTTTAATGGTGCATATAATTTCTACAGATTTGTTTTTGATGACCTTTTTATTCCCCTTCATTTGGGCATTTATCTCTTATTTATTGTTTAAAAGATTTATTTTAAAGCGTTATTGA
- the tpx gene encoding thiol peroxidase: MKKVIFNEETYELEGQALQVGSNAPDVRLVTNDLQEVNLLNQNARYQVISTLPTLAGPVCSLQTKKFNEQASKQSLISFSVVSMDLPFAQGQFCSTQGIKDLKILSDFRYRAFGERYGVLLGKGSLQGLLARAVFVVDSHGVIVYKEIVRNLLEEPNYEALLEVLR, from the coding sequence ATGAAAAAAGTTATCTTTAACGAAGAAACATACGAATTAGAAGGACAAGCCCTGCAAGTAGGTAGTAACGCCCCTGATGTGAGGCTAGTAACAAACGATTTGCAAGAAGTCAATTTATTGAATCAAAATGCACGCTATCAGGTAATCAGCACACTCCCTACCCTAGCAGGGCCGGTTTGCTCACTCCAGACTAAAAAATTCAATGAGCAAGCCAGCAAGCAATCCCTTATAAGTTTCAGTGTTGTTTCTATGGATTTGCCTTTCGCACAAGGGCAATTTTGCAGCACTCAAGGCATTAAAGATTTAAAAATTTTAAGTGATTTTAGGTATAGGGCTTTTGGGGAGCGTTATGGCGTGCTTTTGGGTAAGGGCTCATTACAGGGCTTACTAGCTAGAGCGGTATTTGTAGTGGATTCACACGGAGTTATTGTCTATAAAGAAATTGTGCGAAACCTTTTAGAAGAACCTAATTACGAAGCGCTTTTGGAAGTGTTGCGTTAA
- the cmoA gene encoding carboxy-S-adenosyl-L-methionine synthase CmoA: MKDTLFNEALNKRFCFDEKVAHVFDDMLERSIPYYNEMLNLGAYFIAQNLKETTNEKPLIYDLGCSTGNFFIALNKQLKENHKIQLIGIDNSKAMLNKAQEKLSACKQISFECIDFLDYKFKNANAFSLLFVLQFIRPMQREMLLKKIYHSLMPNGVLIVGEKTMSEDRILDKQMIELYYLYKQNQGYSMNEITFKREALENVLVPYSLQENIALLESVGFKHVEVLFKWVNFALLIAKKN; the protein is encoded by the coding sequence ATGAAAGACACTCTGTTTAATGAAGCCCTAAACAAACGCTTTTGTTTTGATGAGAAGGTTGCACATGTTTTTGATGACATGTTGGAGCGTTCTATCCCTTATTATAATGAAATGTTGAATTTGGGGGCGTATTTTATCGCTCAAAATTTAAAAGAGACTACAAATGAAAAGCCCTTGATTTATGATTTGGGTTGTTCTACCGGAAACTTTTTTATCGCTTTAAACAAACAGCTCAAAGAAAATCATAAAATACAATTGATAGGTATTGATAATTCAAAAGCAATGCTTAATAAAGCACAAGAGAAGCTAAGTGCCTGCAAGCAAATTAGTTTTGAATGCATAGATTTTTTAGACTATAAGTTTAAAAACGCTAACGCTTTTTCCTTACTTTTTGTCTTACAATTTATCCGTCCTATGCAGCGAGAAATGCTACTCAAAAAGATTTATCATAGTCTTATGCCTAATGGTGTATTAATCGTAGGTGAAAAGACGATGAGTGAAGATAGGATATTAGACAAGCAAATGATAGAGTTATACTATCTCTACAAGCAAAATCAGGGCTATAGCATGAATGAAATCACTTTCAAAAGAGAAGCTTTAGAAAATGTGCTTGTGCCTTATAGCTTGCAAGAAAATATAGCTCTTTTAGAAAGTGTGGGGTTTAAACATGTAGAAGTGCTGTTTAAATGGGTGAATTTCGCGCTTCTAATAGCTAAGAAAAATTAA
- the sodB gene encoding superoxide dismutase [Fe]: MFSLRELPFAKDSMGDFLSPVAFDFHHGKHHQTYVNNLNNLIKGTEFEESCLFSILTKSSGGVFNNAAQIYNHDFYWDCLSPKASALSDELKSALEKDFSSLEKFKEEFIKSATTLFGSGWNWAVYNVETQKIEIVQTSNAQTPVTDKKVPILVVDVWEHAYYIDHKNARPVYLEKFYEHINWDFVSKCYEWAKKEGLGSVEHYINELVHKKA, from the coding sequence ATGTTTTCACTAAGAGAATTACCTTTTGCTAAGGATAGTATGGGAGACTTTTTAAGTCCTGTAGCGTTTGATTTCCACCATGGAAAGCACCATCAAACTTATGTGAATAACTTGAATAATTTAATTAAAGGCACTGAGTTTGAAGAAAGTTGTTTGTTTTCTATTTTGACTAAGTCTAGTGGGGGCGTGTTTAATAACGCTGCTCAAATTTATAACCACGATTTTTATTGGGATTGCTTAAGCCCTAAAGCGAGTGCATTAAGCGATGAGTTAAAGAGTGCTTTAGAAAAAGATTTTAGCTCTCTAGAGAAGTTTAAAGAAGAATTTATTAAGAGTGCGACCACTTTATTTGGCTCTGGTTGGAATTGGGCGGTGTATAATGTAGAAACTCAAAAGATTGAGATTGTCCAAACTAGTAATGCTCAAACCCCAGTAACCGATAAAAAAGTGCCTATTCTAGTCGTAGATGTATGGGAGCATGCTTACTATATTGACCATAAAAACGCACGCCCTGTGTATTTAGAGAAATTCTATGAGCATATCAATTGGGATTTTGTCTCTAAATGCTATGAATGGGCAAAGAAAGAGGGCTTAGGCTCAGTAGAGCATTACATCAACGAATTGGTGCATAAAAAAGCTTAA
- a CDS encoding outer membrane protein, producing MNRTLLLALIFSCILGAKSFEDTSSKNNLTPIKRYADKNAFYMGLGYQLGSVSKNQTDLDLIQQFISTPITGTSSPTYQNIMKLCLQFNPAYCKGSQLGPQLGIQPFVKAEPQAPRKSMAISNGFGLALGYKIVGKNKSNKWLGARFGVFYDQTFSTYSQGSYFSSLTKQQNSNIQIFTYGVHADLLLNAINNEKFFTGFNLGVALAGVSYQMRDEKVYQAYLNRYFPNKLTTNAFQFLFNVGMRLGDKHNSFEFGVKIPVIESVYLQAKNTNNSQTLDTLVFKEFYSSVPYKITFKRDFALYFNYIYSF from the coding sequence TTGAATCGGACACTATTATTAGCTTTGATTTTTTCTTGTATTTTAGGGGCAAAAAGTTTTGAAGATACTTCTAGCAAAAATAATCTTACGCCCATCAAACGATATGCAGATAAAAATGCGTTTTATATGGGACTTGGTTACCAGTTGGGGAGTGTCAGCAAGAATCAAACTGATTTGGACTTGATACAGCAATTCATTTCAACACCAATAACAGGGACTTCAAGCCCCACTTATCAAAATATTATGAAGCTTTGTTTACAATTTAACCCTGCTTATTGCAAAGGTTCTCAACTAGGTCCCCAGCTTGGAATACAGCCCTTTGTTAAAGCAGAACCACAAGCCCCAAGAAAAAGCATGGCCATTTCTAATGGTTTTGGATTAGCGTTGGGCTATAAGATAGTGGGTAAAAATAAGAGTAATAAATGGCTTGGAGCTAGATTTGGGGTATTTTATGACCAGACTTTCTCTACTTATAGCCAGGGGAGCTATTTTAGTTCTTTAACAAAGCAACAAAATAGCAATATCCAAATTTTTACTTATGGAGTGCATGCGGATTTATTGCTCAATGCAATTAATAATGAGAAGTTTTTTACAGGTTTTAACCTAGGCGTTGCTCTAGCGGGCGTGAGCTATCAAATGCGTGATGAAAAAGTGTATCAGGCTTATTTGAATCGCTATTTTCCTAATAAACTCACAACAAACGCTTTCCAGTTTTTATTTAATGTAGGCATGCGTTTAGGAGATAAGCACAATTCTTTTGAATTTGGGGTTAAAATCCCTGTGATTGAGTCTGTCTATTTGCAAGCAAAAAACACAAATAACTCTCAGACTTTGGACACTTTGGTTTTTAAGGAATTCTATTCAAGCGTGCCTTATAAAATAACCTTTAAGCGTGATTTTGCTTTATACTTCAATTATATTTATAGTTTTTAA
- the pcm gene encoding protein-L-isoaspartate O-methyltransferase, whose amino-acid sequence MKSIKNRLMCEEINKRFSLHAKVRKAMESIEREIFVPAPFKHFAYTLNALSMQAQQYISSPLTVAKMTQYLEVDNVDSVLEIGCGSGYQAAVLSQIFRRVFSIERIESLFLEARSRIKALGLENIHIKLADGNKGWEQYAPYDRILFSACAKNIPQALIDQLEEGGIIVAPIQENNEQVIKRFVKKNNTLCVQKVLEKCLFVPVLDGVQ is encoded by the coding sequence TTGAAGAGTATAAAAAATCGCTTGATGTGTGAAGAAATCAATAAGCGTTTCAGTTTGCATGCAAAAGTAAGAAAAGCTATGGAAAGCATTGAGAGAGAAATCTTTGTGCCAGCCCCTTTCAAACATTTTGCCTATACCTTGAATGCCCTGTCCATGCAAGCACAACAATATATTTCTTCACCCTTGACCGTGGCGAAAATGACACAATATTTGGAAGTGGATAATGTGGATAGTGTGCTAGAAATTGGCTGTGGGAGTGGCTACCAGGCGGCGGTGTTGTCTCAAATTTTTAGGCGCGTATTTAGCATTGAAAGGATTGAAAGCTTGTTTTTAGAAGCACGCTCACGCATTAAAGCTTTAGGTTTAGAGAATATTCATATTAAGCTTGCTGATGGCAATAAGGGCTGGGAGCAATACGCCCCTTATGATAGGATTTTATTTTCCGCTTGCGCTAAAAATATTCCGCAAGCTCTCATTGACCAGCTTGAAGAAGGCGGAATCATCGTTGCCCCCATACAAGAAAATAACGAGCAAGTGATAAAACGCTTTGTAAAAAAAAATAACACCTTGTGCGTTCAAAAAGTGTTAGAAAAATGCTTGTTTGTGCCAGTGCTAGATGGGGTGCAATAA
- a CDS encoding ABC transporter ATP-binding protein has product MKLHKRILRLHHFRNLGKDLPTELLLNADFDGIKHGGLVILVGENNVGKSNVLEGLKYFNNDNNFLCPIEDYEKQAQERTALSLIKEVYNNDNNQQQIEKLSWVELKENQANKQAFEMSFYPFENHIEIYKASDKDVGIYLTSHSPKNFENDFIQSIREALEVLLPCVSNSQYTRLKHNWGRFLKAYKDILQLNEKQLEKKEFIVPDDHKGEAKRAYKNLKKALLLHICLTFKEYSLSKLIERFDKIEVCEILEKMRKKSEEQINKIAILQQQFYASSPKNLKANPMQKAILANHLPQIINCENPFELKDENLRLDIKKETLRNRIWETMCFEWCETAPIFTNTIINMKNDNNFSNYDFKIDKEEQKLQIDEYWPFFIELKNEITENAMDILRKSNSSRILEKSKGKTQGLEYVLQMSSKIDKKYNTTFTFYDLEDNFLFDKKTNLLYELKKELKKMGEKISKEFNESYCINPNDEYRYIFEFRLKKQHFLHIRIKRDNEYLELAKQSTGFQWFFNLFFNFLYPFKYHKNGINRELGKNSSYRNYNSIVVMDEPATHLSVPARQEFRERLRRYGKKRGITFVLATHDPFLVDTNHLDEIRIVEKQKNGSVIYNEFNYPLNDVRKDSDALDKIKRSLGVEQHIFHNPRKHQIIFVEGITDYCYLSAFKLYFNERYPQYKDNPIPFTFLPISGLKREIKDEDEDKLREMKETIKKLCELDNNPIVLIDDDRKNGVDPQKANSEKFKKANAERGNPIKILQLSQCNENFKQIEYLFSDEDQQKYSLKNKNRELAIAFKSKLYIVSHKLNNKHYPYPLNNQDIISKQTEINFLYLFEWIACNLSSVKN; this is encoded by the coding sequence ATGAAACTTCATAAGCGTATTTTGAGATTGCATCATTTTAGGAATTTGGGTAAGGACTTGCCTACGGAATTGCTCTTAAATGCAGATTTTGATGGGATTAAGCATGGGGGATTAGTGATTTTAGTGGGGGAAAATAATGTGGGTAAAAGCAATGTGCTAGAAGGGTTGAAATATTTTAATAATGACAATAATTTTCTATGTCCTATAGAAGATTATGAAAAACAAGCCCAAGAAAGAACTGCACTAAGTCTTATTAAAGAAGTTTATAACAATGATAATAACCAGCAACAGATTGAAAAACTATCTTGGGTAGAACTCAAAGAAAATCAAGCAAATAAGCAAGCATTTGAAATGAGTTTTTATCCGTTTGAAAATCATATAGAGATTTATAAAGCAAGCGATAAAGATGTGGGAATATACCTTACTTCTCATTCGCCAAAAAATTTTGAAAATGATTTTATACAATCTATTAGAGAAGCCCTAGAAGTATTATTGCCTTGCGTTAGCAATAGCCAATACACACGACTCAAACATAATTGGGGTCGTTTCTTAAAAGCATACAAAGATATATTACAACTGAATGAAAAACAACTTGAAAAGAAAGAGTTCATAGTGCCTGACGACCACAAAGGGGAAGCAAAAAGAGCGTATAAGAACCTTAAAAAAGCCCTTTTACTACATATTTGCTTGACCTTCAAGGAATATAGCTTGTCAAAGTTGATAGAGCGTTTTGATAAAATTGAAGTTTGTGAAATATTAGAAAAGATGAGAAAAAAATCTGAAGAACAGATCAATAAAATAGCAATATTGCAACAACAATTCTACGCTTCTAGTCCAAAAAACTTAAAAGCAAATCCTATGCAAAAGGCGATTCTAGCTAACCACCTACCCCAAATCATTAATTGCGAAAATCCTTTTGAGCTTAAAGACGAAAATTTGCGCTTGGATATAAAAAAAGAGACGCTTCGTAATAGAATATGGGAGACTATGTGTTTTGAATGGTGTGAGACAGCACCGATATTTACCAATACAATTATTAATATGAAAAATGATAATAACTTTAGCAATTATGACTTTAAGATTGATAAGGAAGAGCAAAAATTACAAATCGATGAATATTGGCCATTCTTCATAGAATTAAAAAACGAAATCACAGAAAATGCGATGGATATACTAAGAAAAAGTAATTCATCACGTATTTTAGAAAAGTCTAAAGGTAAGACTCAAGGCTTAGAATACGTGTTGCAAATGTCTTCAAAAATAGATAAAAAATATAACACTACTTTTACATTCTATGATTTAGAAGACAACTTTTTGTTTGATAAAAAAACGAACCTTTTATACGAATTGAAAAAAGAATTAAAAAAAATGGGCGAAAAAATCAGCAAAGAGTTTAATGAAAGCTATTGCATTAACCCCAATGATGAATACAGATATATTTTTGAATTCCGTTTGAAAAAACAGCATTTTTTACATATAAGAATTAAAAGAGACAACGAGTATTTAGAGCTTGCCAAACAAAGCACGGGGTTTCAATGGTTTTTTAACTTGTTTTTTAATTTTTTATACCCATTCAAATACCATAAAAATGGAATAAATAGAGAGCTTGGAAAAAATAGCTCTTATCGTAATTATAATAGTATTGTGGTTATGGATGAACCAGCCACTCATCTAAGCGTGCCGGCTAGACAAGAATTTAGAGAGCGTTTGAGACGATATGGCAAAAAAAGGGGCATTACCTTTGTTCTAGCTACTCATGACCCCTTTTTAGTGGATACTAACCATTTAGATGAAATAAGAATTGTAGAAAAGCAAAAAAACGGCTCAGTAATTTATAATGAATTTAACTATCCCCTAAATGATGTGAGAAAAGACTCCGATGCCTTAGATAAAATCAAACGCTCTTTAGGAGTAGAACAACACATCTTTCATAACCCTAGAAAACATCAAATTATCTTTGTGGAAGGGATTACAGATTATTGTTACTTAAGTGCCTTTAAATTATATTTCAATGAGCGTTACCCACAATATAAAGATAACCCTATCCCTTTCACTTTCTTGCCGATTTCAGGGCTTAAACGAGAGATTAAGGACGAAGACGAAGATAAGCTAAGAGAAATGAAAGAAACCATTAAAAAACTTTGCGAATTAGATAATAACCCTATTGTTTTAATAGATGACGATAGGAAAAATGGTGTTGACCCACAAAAAGCAAATAGTGAAAAATTTAAAAAAGCTAATGCAGAAAGGGGTAATCCTATCAAAATTTTACAACTCTCACAATGCAATGAAAATTTCAAACAAATTGAATATTTGTTTAGTGACGAAGACCAGCAAAAGTATTCATTAAAAAATAAAAATAGAGAATTAGCGATAGCTTTTAAGAGTAAGCTTTATATCGTAAGCCACAAGCTCAATAACAAACATTATCCATACCCACTTAACAACCAAGATATAATAAGCAAGCAAACAGAAATCAATTTTTTATATTTGTTTGAATGGATAGCATGCAATTTAAGCTCAGTCAAAAACTAA
- the galE gene encoding UDP-glucose 4-epimerase GalE — protein sequence MALLFTGACGYIGSHTARVFLEQTKENIIILDNLSTGFLEHVKALEHYYPNRVTFIQASLNDTQTLDTFFSKQQLIEPISAILHFGAKLLVEESVRLPLEYYTNNTLNTLELTKLCLKHKIKHFIFSSTAAVYGETNSSVNEENPLNPINPYGASKMMSERILLDTSKIEDFKCVILRYFNVVGACLKNDYSTPYTLGQRSLNATHLIKIACECAVGKRKKMGIFGTNYPTTDGTCIRDYIHVDDLANAHLASYQALLEKNQSEIYNVGYNQGYSVKEVIQKVKEISNNDFLVEILDKRQGDPANLIANNAKILKNTNFKPLYNDLDTIIKSALEWEEHLLKFQ from the coding sequence ATGGCGTTATTATTTACAGGGGCATGCGGTTATATAGGTTCTCATACAGCAAGAGTATTTTTAGAACAAACTAAAGAAAACATTATCATTTTGGATAATCTAAGCACCGGTTTTTTAGAGCATGTAAAAGCACTAGAACATTACTACCCCAATAGGGTTACATTCATTCAAGCTAGTTTGAATGACACTCAAACTTTAGACACCTTTTTTAGTAAGCAACAACTCATTGAGCCAATTAGTGCAATCTTACACTTTGGGGCTAAGCTCTTGGTAGAAGAATCTGTGCGCTTGCCTTTAGAATACTATACAAACAACACGCTTAACACTCTAGAGCTTACCAAACTTTGCTTAAAGCATAAAATCAAGCATTTTATTTTTTCTTCTACTGCGGCGGTTTATGGCGAAACAAACTCAAGCGTGAATGAAGAAAACCCATTAAATCCTATCAATCCTTATGGGGCGTCTAAAATGATGAGCGAAAGGATTTTGTTAGACACTTCTAAAATAGAAGATTTTAAATGCGTTATCTTACGCTATTTCAATGTGGTTGGGGCATGCTTAAAGAATGATTATTCTACCCCATACACGCTAGGTCAACGCAGTTTAAACGCCACACATTTAATCAAAATTGCATGCGAATGCGCGGTAGGTAAAAGGAAAAAAATGGGGATTTTTGGCACTAACTACCCTACTACTGATGGCACTTGTATTAGAGATTATATCCATGTAGATGATTTAGCCAACGCTCATTTAGCAAGCTATCAGGCTCTTTTAGAAAAAAACCAAAGTGAAATCTATAATGTCGGCTACAATCAAGGCTACAGCGTAAAAGAAGTGATACAAAAGGTTAAAGAAATCTCAAACAACGATTTTTTAGTAGAGATTTTAGACAAACGACAAGGCGACCCAGCAAACCTAATTGCCAATAATGCTAAAATCTTAAAAAATACAAATTTTAAGCCCCTTTATAACGACCTAGACACCATAATAAAGAGCGCTTTAGAATGGGAAGAACACCTTTTGAAATTTCAATAA
- a CDS encoding Mrp/NBP35 family ATP-binding protein, which yields MLTQEDILSALKKIIYPNFEKDIVSFGFVKNITLHENKLGLLVEIPSSSEETSEILREHISKAMQEIGIKEVNLDIKTPPKPQAPKPTTKNLAKNIKHVIMVSSGKGGVGKSTTSVNLSIALVNLGKKVGLLDADVYGPNIPRMMGLQNADVITDPSGKKLIPLKAFGVSVMSMGLLYDEGQSLIWRGPMLMRAIEQMLSDIIWGDLDVLVVDMPPGTGDAQLTLAQAVPLSAGITVTTPQVVSLDDAKRSLDMFKKLHIPIAGIVENMGTFVCEHCDKESEIFGSNSMNELLETYNTQILAKLPLEPKVRIGGDKGEPIIISHPNSVSAKIFEKMAQNLNTFLDKVEHEKLADNKDIQPTLEHACSH from the coding sequence ATGCTTACGCAAGAAGACATTTTAAGCGCATTAAAAAAGATTATCTATCCTAATTTTGAAAAGGATATTGTCAGCTTTGGATTTGTTAAAAACATCACTCTACATGAAAATAAATTAGGGCTTTTAGTAGAAATCCCATCAAGTTCTGAAGAAACGAGTGAGATTTTAAGAGAACATATCTCAAAAGCGATGCAAGAAATCGGTATTAAGGAAGTGAATTTAGATATTAAAACCCCACCTAAACCACAAGCCCCAAAGCCCACTACCAAAAATCTAGCTAAAAATATTAAGCATGTAATAATGGTAAGCTCTGGTAAGGGCGGTGTGGGTAAAAGCACGACAAGTGTGAATTTAAGCATTGCTTTGGTGAATTTGGGTAAAAAAGTGGGGTTATTAGACGCTGATGTTTATGGGCCTAATATTCCTAGAATGATGGGCTTACAAAACGCTGATGTTATCACTGACCCAAGCGGTAAAAAACTCATTCCTTTAAAAGCTTTTGGGGTTTCTGTGATGAGTATGGGGCTTTTGTATGATGAAGGGCAGAGTCTCATCTGGCGAGGACCCATGCTTATGCGAGCGATTGAACAAATGCTAAGCGATATTATTTGGGGGGATTTAGATGTGTTAGTAGTGGATATGCCCCCAGGCACAGGCGATGCACAGCTTACTTTAGCTCAAGCAGTGCCACTAAGTGCAGGAATAACCGTTACAACACCCCAAGTGGTGAGTTTAGATGACGCTAAAAGAAGTCTAGATATGTTTAAGAAATTACACATTCCTATTGCCGGTATTGTAGAAAATATGGGAACATTTGTGTGTGAGCATTGCGACAAAGAGAGCGAGATTTTTGGCTCAAATTCTATGAACGAATTACTAGAAACTTATAACACACAAATCTTAGCTAAGCTCCCACTAGAACCTAAAGTGCGTATTGGTGGGGATAAGGGCGAACCGATTATTATCTCTCATCCTAATAGCGTGAGTGCTAAAATCTTTGAGAAAATGGCACAAAATTTAAACACTTTTTTAGACAAAGTAGAGCATGAAAAATTAGCCGATAATAAGGATATTCAGCCTACTTTAGAACATGCTTGCTCGCACTAG
- the truA gene encoding tRNA pseudouridine(38-40) synthase TruA: protein MRSFKATIAYDGAYFLGYAKQPNKLGVQDKIESALASLGIKNAVIAAGRTDKGVHANNQVLSFHAPKHWNATNLFHYLAPKLAPHIVLKKLEEKNFHARFDAKKRAYRYLLTKHLKTPFLSPYIANKNYGSLDLLNIALQQFVGKHNFSLFKKEGGARTNPKRIIFKAFAYETCIMGHKCVVFTIIGDAFLRSSVRLIVQASVAYSLQKITLEELQNQINNIKATIHTPIMANGLYLHRVYY from the coding sequence ATGCGAAGTTTCAAGGCAACTATCGCTTATGATGGGGCATATTTTTTAGGCTATGCCAAACAGCCCAATAAGCTTGGCGTTCAAGATAAAATTGAGAGTGCTTTAGCTTCATTAGGTATTAAAAATGCTGTGATAGCGGCTGGACGCACTGATAAAGGTGTGCATGCAAACAATCAAGTTCTATCCTTTCATGCCCCTAAGCATTGGAATGCAACTAATTTATTTCATTATCTAGCCCCTAAACTTGCTCCACACATTGTCTTAAAGAAATTAGAAGAAAAGAATTTTCATGCAAGATTTGACGCTAAAAAAAGGGCGTATCGCTACCTTTTAACCAAACATTTAAAAACGCCCTTTCTCTCTCCCTATATAGCTAACAAAAATTATGGCTCATTAGATTTGTTAAATATAGCTTTGCAGCAATTTGTAGGCAAGCATAATTTTTCTCTATTTAAAAAAGAAGGTGGGGCTAGAACCAATCCTAAGCGCATTATTTTTAAAGCCTTTGCTTATGAAACTTGTATTATGGGGCATAAATGCGTGGTGTTTACAATCATAGGCGATGCGTTTTTACGCTCTAGTGTTAGGCTGATAGTTCAAGCAAGTGTGGCGTATTCATTGCAAAAAATCACCTTAGAAGAGCTTCAAAATCAAATCAATAACATTAAAGCCACCATCCACACGCCCATAATGGCTAATGGCTTGTATTTGCATAGGGTGTATTATTGA